Proteins encoded together in one Halalkaliarchaeum sp. AArc-CO window:
- a CDS encoding NAD(P)/FAD-dependent oxidoreductase translates to MERVDVAIVGGGPAGSSAAHAAASGGAETLVCEKGVPRADREGLGPDSTDAAGILDYWVDIMGIHPDEFPDGVVQRTLDRAEFVGPNAKATLYGTGIDSSYEHFGYTFHRARFDDWLRERAEDAGVEYRVGVSVKDVRTDLSAGPGAEEPRHEIDLASGETVGADFLVLADGPQRTVTNRVLDRFLPEGRKASEILASGTANHIAYQEYRRFPEEAFADVDSSIRFWWGVMPGHTAYPWVFPNNDRVCRVGLTMPIGLEIDDVEARDSYRLLRPGDDRIPGGSEYIRRLLEWQYGDDYNVEDDFPIVDGTGKRDGTETYAISSTRPIESPVDAGIAVAGGAMGSTSAFHEGGDHVAVRTGAIAGELAARGDLSAYNHRWHEAIGDEVLRNLTMAEVVRGYTPNDWDRVISCADAMLAAEAGKGLVEKTYTAGLRAAKLVVSYKWQKRKLRGAYAQLTEDEYVYEL, encoded by the coding sequence ATGGAACGCGTCGACGTCGCGATCGTCGGAGGCGGACCGGCCGGCTCTTCGGCGGCCCACGCGGCCGCGAGCGGTGGTGCGGAGACGCTCGTCTGCGAGAAGGGAGTTCCGCGTGCCGACCGCGAAGGACTCGGTCCCGATTCGACGGACGCCGCCGGTATCCTGGATTACTGGGTCGACATCATGGGGATCCATCCCGACGAGTTCCCGGACGGTGTCGTCCAGCGCACGCTCGACCGGGCGGAGTTCGTCGGGCCCAACGCGAAGGCCACGCTGTACGGGACGGGAATCGATTCCTCCTACGAGCATTTCGGCTACACCTTCCATCGGGCTCGGTTCGACGATTGGCTCCGAGAACGGGCCGAAGACGCCGGTGTGGAGTATCGGGTCGGCGTCTCGGTCAAGGACGTCCGAACCGATCTCTCGGCCGGACCGGGAGCCGAAGAGCCGAGACACGAGATCGATCTGGCGTCCGGCGAGACGGTCGGCGCCGACTTCCTGGTGCTCGCGGACGGCCCCCAGCGAACCGTCACGAACCGCGTGCTGGATCGGTTCCTCCCCGAGGGACGGAAAGCCTCGGAGATCCTCGCTTCGGGCACGGCCAACCACATCGCCTATCAGGAGTACCGTCGATTTCCCGAGGAGGCGTTCGCTGACGTCGACTCCAGCATCCGGTTCTGGTGGGGTGTAATGCCCGGCCACACCGCGTATCCGTGGGTGTTTCCGAACAATGACCGAGTGTGTCGCGTCGGGTTGACGATGCCGATCGGACTCGAGATCGACGACGTCGAGGCCCGTGATTCCTACAGGCTGCTCCGTCCCGGAGACGATCGCATACCCGGCGGCAGCGAGTACATTCGCCGGCTATTGGAATGGCAATACGGCGACGACTACAACGTCGAAGACGACTTCCCGATCGTCGACGGAACCGGGAAACGGGACGGGACGGAGACGTACGCCATCTCCTCGACCAGACCGATCGAATCTCCAGTGGACGCAGGGATCGCCGTCGCCGGGGGGGCGATGGGATCGACGTCGGCGTTCCACGAGGGGGGCGATCACGTGGCCGTCCGGACCGGAGCGATCGCCGGCGAACTGGCCGCACGCGGTGATCTCTCTGCATACAACCACCGGTGGCACGAGGCGATCGGGGACGAGGTGCTTCGCAACCTGACGATGGCGGAGGTGGTTCGCGGATACACTCCGAACGACTGGGACCGCGTCATCTCCTGTGCCGACGCGATGCTCGCGGCGGAGGCGGGGAAGGGACTCGTCGAAAAGACGTACACGGCGGGGCTTCGGGCAGCCAAGCTGGTGGTTTCCTACAAGTGGCAGAAACGGAAGCTCCGTGGTGCCTACGCCCAACTGACCGAAGACGAGTACGTGTACGAGCTGTGA
- a CDS encoding PAC2 family protein: MAHVRILEDDVELTEPYMIEGLPGVGLVGKIVADHLIDALEMTQYANVHCSGLPSVARYEEGDPTLSTPLRLYANETGDLLVLQSDIPVSPDAATEIANCIQGWFDEEEVTPVYLSGIPREKDAEPPELYGICAGDGGRLLSDVGIGDPTETGIVTGPTGALLAHAIENDTTAVGFVVESDPQFPDPEAARIVITEGIEPLTGREFPVDDLVDSASEIRTAKEQLAQQMQSGGEESTQVQPLRMYQ; encoded by the coding sequence ATGGCACACGTTCGTATTCTCGAGGACGACGTCGAACTGACGGAACCGTACATGATCGAGGGGCTTCCGGGCGTGGGGCTGGTCGGAAAGATCGTCGCCGATCACCTGATCGATGCCCTCGAGATGACTCAGTACGCGAACGTCCACTGTAGCGGGCTCCCGTCCGTCGCACGATACGAGGAGGGGGATCCGACGCTTTCGACGCCGCTGAGACTGTACGCTAACGAAACCGGCGACCTTCTGGTATTGCAAAGCGACATCCCGGTCTCGCCGGACGCGGCCACGGAGATCGCAAACTGCATCCAGGGCTGGTTCGACGAGGAGGAGGTAACGCCCGTGTATCTCTCCGGGATTCCGCGGGAGAAGGACGCCGAACCGCCGGAGCTGTACGGGATCTGTGCGGGCGACGGCGGTCGACTGCTCTCGGATGTCGGTATCGGCGATCCGACCGAAACCGGGATCGTAACCGGGCCGACGGGGGCGTTGCTCGCTCACGCCATCGAGAACGACACGACTGCTGTCGGCTTCGTCGTCGAATCGGATCCGCAGTTCCCCGACCCGGAAGCTGCCCGGATCGTCATCACGGAGGGGATCGAACCGCTGACGGGAAGGGAGTTCCCCGTCGACGACCTCGTCGATAGCGCAAGCGAGATCAGAACGGCGAAAGAACAGCTCGCACAGCAGATGCAAAGCGGCGGCGAGGAGAGCACACAGGTGCAACCGCTGCGGATGTACCAGTAG
- a CDS encoding transcription initiation factor IIA subunit 1 family protein, which translates to MSDPNRDPDGRDDPFAELDDGDDSSEDPFEELDDSSEDPFEELDGSPEDPFEEMDDEEEPIEDVWETLGEGESAGESTLAPVDEKDRVEADVVDKRSFCQRCRYLSAPPAVECTHDGTEILEVVDSERFRVRGCPMIERGGPESTTR; encoded by the coding sequence GTGAGTGATCCGAACCGGGATCCCGACGGGAGGGACGATCCCTTCGCGGAACTCGACGACGGTGACGACTCGTCCGAGGATCCGTTCGAAGAACTGGACGACTCGTCCGAGGACCCGTTCGAAGAACTGGACGGCTCGCCCGAGGATCCGTTCGAGGAGATGGACGACGAGGAAGAGCCGATAGAGGACGTCTGGGAGACGCTCGGCGAGGGGGAGTCCGCGGGCGAGTCGACGCTGGCTCCCGTCGATGAAAAAGACAGGGTGGAAGCGGACGTCGTCGACAAGCGGTCGTTCTGCCAGCGCTGCCGGTACCTGTCGGCACCGCCGGCGGTTGAATGCACCCACGACGGAACCGAGATCCTCGAGGTCGTCGACAGCGAGAGGTTCAGGGTTCGAGGCTGTCCGATGATCGAGCGGGGCGGACCGGAATCGACGACGCGTTGA
- a CDS encoding transcription factor S, with product MQFCEECGSMMVSQDGEMTCTNDDCGATAKRDEGLAAEFVSTDQQRDDDVIETEEGANFEGKPTADDVTCEECGHGEAWYTIKQTASADEPPTRFFKCKECGHRWRDYN from the coding sequence ATGCAGTTCTGTGAGGAGTGCGGTTCGATGATGGTGTCACAGGACGGAGAAATGACGTGTACGAACGACGACTGCGGTGCGACCGCAAAACGGGACGAGGGGCTGGCCGCGGAGTTCGTCTCGACGGACCAACAGCGCGACGACGACGTGATCGAAACCGAGGAAGGGGCGAACTTCGAGGGCAAACCGACGGCGGACGACGTCACCTGCGAGGAGTGTGGCCACGGCGAGGCGTGGTACACGATCAAACAGACCGCCTCCGCCGACGAACCGCCGACGCGGTTTTTCAAATGTAAGGAGTGTGGCCACCGGTGGCGGGACTACAACTGA
- a CDS encoding RsmB/NOP family class I SAM-dependent RNA methyltransferase, whose translation MNPLERYEPLVDDPAAFRAACDRPLPSVVRTNTIKATVERARQGLDSEGVDYEPVDWHEGLFRLGGHSPGRNWAYVHGWLHGQEEVSVLPGIALAPEPGERVLDLCAAPGSKTSQLAAAMDDRGTLVANDNNLGRLSALRHNCERLGVTNVAVTNKDGRNFSVKPFGFDTFDRVLVDVPCSCEGTCRKNPDVLEEWTLDHVESITGIQKGLLRRALQLTAPGGRVVYSTCTFAPEENEAVVDHVLDLEPCRIDPVDLPLVTAEGVTEWGGETYDDSVRDTHRVYPHHNDTGGFYCATLEVTG comes from the coding sequence ATGAACCCACTCGAGCGGTACGAACCGCTCGTCGACGATCCGGCGGCGTTCCGGGCAGCCTGCGACCGCCCGCTCCCGTCGGTCGTGCGCACGAACACGATCAAGGCGACCGTCGAGCGGGCCCGACAGGGGCTCGACTCCGAGGGCGTCGACTACGAGCCAGTCGACTGGCACGAGGGCCTGTTCCGGCTCGGCGGGCACAGTCCCGGGCGCAACTGGGCGTACGTCCACGGCTGGCTCCACGGCCAGGAGGAGGTGTCTGTGCTGCCCGGAATTGCGCTCGCCCCCGAACCGGGCGAGCGCGTGCTCGACCTCTGTGCGGCCCCGGGAAGCAAGACGAGTCAACTGGCGGCCGCCATGGACGACCGCGGAACGCTGGTCGCCAACGACAACAACCTGGGTCGGCTATCGGCGCTGCGGCACAACTGCGAGCGCCTCGGGGTCACCAACGTGGCGGTGACGAACAAGGACGGCCGGAACTTCTCGGTGAAACCGTTCGGTTTCGACACGTTCGATCGAGTCCTCGTCGACGTCCCCTGTTCGTGTGAGGGCACGTGTCGGAAGAATCCTGACGTCCTCGAGGAGTGGACACTGGATCACGTAGAGTCGATCACGGGGATCCAGAAGGGGCTGCTGCGCCGGGCGCTCCAGCTGACGGCGCCGGGCGGCCGGGTGGTGTACTCGACGTGTACGTTCGCGCCCGAGGAGAACGAGGCAGTGGTCGATCACGTCCTCGATCTGGAACCGTGTCGGATCGATCCGGTCGACCTCCCGCTTGTCACTGCCGAGGGCGTTACCGAGTGGGGCGGTGAAACGTACGACGACAGCGTTCGGGACACTCACCGGGTGTATCCCCACCACAACGACACCGGCGGGTTCTACTGTGCGACGCTGGAGGTGACGGGATGA
- a CDS encoding isochorismate synthase: protein MESPRTRNRPGLVSRARQLPETSLRTAFDALSPPRTVWGPPEGALVVAGGAAATIEATEGNRFREVASAIETLFDSGDVHAGTEAARPRVFGGFSFHGGDGDHREHDDGSTWDGYPDARFLLPSVQVTLTDRGAWLTVTEAGENARVEDVERRLDAEFDRLTETSQAASPPTPPGIAKRRRTTTPEEWSASIQSAIDRIERNELTKVVFAQALEVELEGKLDPGSTLDRLGSAYPDCYRFCFETPDGEAAFFGATPERLVSLHGRTVETGALAGTTGRGETPAEDEWLAQQLRTDPKNAHEHELVVEAIRDQLSPFSASISTGERRIKRLATVQHLWTPITAELVGDRGVLELVEALHPTPAVGGVPPERALETIRETEPFDRGWYAAPVGWVDAAGNGEFAVALRSALAAGSSATLFAGVGVVGDSDPDEEWDEAQLKFQPVLNVLEDADGSEEK, encoded by the coding sequence ATGGAGTCGCCCCGAACGAGGAACCGCCCCGGCCTCGTCAGCCGGGCCAGACAGTTGCCGGAGACGTCGCTCCGGACAGCGTTCGACGCCCTCTCACCACCTCGAACTGTCTGGGGCCCCCCCGAGGGTGCACTCGTCGTCGCCGGAGGAGCGGCCGCCACGATCGAGGCGACGGAGGGGAACCGCTTTCGAGAGGTGGCATCGGCGATCGAGACGCTGTTCGATTCCGGAGACGTCCACGCGGGAACCGAGGCGGCTCGTCCTCGCGTGTTCGGCGGGTTCTCCTTTCACGGCGGCGACGGGGATCACCGCGAACACGACGACGGATCGACGTGGGACGGATATCCGGACGCGCGGTTTCTGTTGCCCAGCGTGCAGGTTACGCTCACGGATCGGGGCGCGTGGCTGACCGTCACCGAGGCGGGAGAGAACGCGCGGGTCGAGGACGTCGAGCGGCGTCTCGACGCCGAGTTCGACCGCCTCACCGAGACGTCGCAGGCAGCGTCTCCCCCGACCCCGCCGGGGATCGCAAAGCGGCGGCGGACCACCACCCCCGAAGAGTGGAGCGCGTCGATCCAGTCGGCGATCGACCGGATCGAGCGAAACGAACTCACCAAGGTCGTGTTCGCCCAGGCGCTCGAAGTCGAACTCGAGGGAAAACTGGATCCGGGCTCGACGCTGGATCGGCTCGGCAGCGCGTATCCCGACTGTTATCGCTTCTGTTTTGAAACGCCCGACGGTGAGGCTGCGTTCTTCGGAGCGACGCCGGAACGACTCGTCTCTCTGCACGGTCGGACCGTCGAGACCGGAGCGCTCGCCGGCACGACCGGCCGCGGCGAGACGCCCGCCGAAGACGAGTGGCTCGCACAGCAGCTCCGAACGGACCCGAAAAACGCCCACGAGCACGAGCTCGTGGTTGAGGCGATCCGCGACCAGTTGTCCCCGTTTTCGGCCTCGATTTCGACAGGGGAACGACGGATCAAGCGGCTCGCGACCGTCCAGCACCTCTGGACGCCGATAACCGCCGAACTGGTCGGCGATCGCGGCGTTCTCGAACTCGTGGAGGCGTTACACCCGACCCCGGCGGTCGGCGGCGTTCCGCCCGAACGCGCACTCGAGACGATCAGGGAGACGGAACCGTTCGACCGCGGCTGGTACGCCGCACCGGTGGGGTGGGTCGACGCCGCCGGAAACGGCGAGTTCGCGGTCGCGCTCCGGTCGGCGCTTGCAGCCGGATCGAGTGCGACCCTGTTTGCCGGTGTCGGCGTCGTCGGCGACAGCGATCCCGACGAAGAGTGGGACGAAGCGCAGCTCAAGTTCCAGCCGGTCTTGAACGTCCTCGAGGACGCAGACGGCTCCGAAGAAAAATAG
- a CDS encoding inorganic phosphate transporter — protein MIEPLLLIGLVVALFVGFNIGGATTGPAFGPAVGAEVISKGMAAALMSVFFLVGAWTIGRRVVDTLGQDLVHDPSVFTIEASIVVLFFIGGALFIGNYFGVPASTSMTAVGAIAGLGVATGQLNWAVMGEIAVWWIVAPIIGFWVSGVIGRYFYPTINRWVSITQTDGALIELDRSGTVPVPRKGPNTTTREFVGVLVLITIGCLMAFSSGTSNIANAIAPLYGAGVEMDPLILLGSAAVAVGAFTIARRTLDTLGNDITDLPLTAAIVVAVVSSGIVVGLSAIGIPASFVIIATMSIVGLGWGRATRSVTVSEGIRGKEQPNVSVGALAADEPGEEAPGIGEEEPEDIPSAADLFDPSTTGRVIVMQNVVPIISTVGAYATFWVLFSVWW, from the coding sequence ATGATCGAACCGCTTCTTTTGATCGGACTCGTCGTAGCCCTGTTCGTCGGTTTCAACATCGGGGGCGCGACGACTGGGCCGGCATTCGGCCCCGCAGTCGGCGCAGAAGTTATCTCGAAAGGGATGGCGGCAGCGCTGATGTCCGTGTTCTTCCTGGTGGGTGCCTGGACTATTGGCCGGCGCGTCGTCGACACGCTTGGACAGGACCTCGTTCACGATCCGAGCGTTTTCACGATCGAGGCGAGCATCGTGGTGCTGTTTTTCATCGGCGGGGCGCTGTTCATCGGGAACTACTTCGGCGTCCCGGCGTCGACCTCGATGACGGCGGTCGGCGCGATTGCCGGGCTCGGAGTCGCCACCGGACAGCTCAACTGGGCCGTGATGGGGGAGATCGCCGTCTGGTGGATCGTCGCGCCGATCATCGGCTTCTGGGTCTCGGGAGTGATCGGGCGGTACTTCTACCCGACGATCAACCGCTGGGTCTCGATCACGCAAACCGACGGGGCGTTGATCGAACTCGACCGTTCCGGGACAGTTCCCGTTCCCAGAAAAGGGCCGAACACGACGACCCGAGAGTTCGTCGGCGTCCTGGTCCTGATAACGATCGGCTGTCTGATGGCGTTCTCCTCGGGAACGTCGAACATCGCGAACGCGATCGCCCCGCTTTACGGCGCCGGCGTCGAGATGGATCCGCTGATCTTGCTCGGCAGCGCCGCGGTCGCGGTGGGCGCTTTCACGATCGCCCGCCGGACGCTGGACACGCTGGGCAACGACATCACAGACCTTCCCCTCACGGCGGCGATCGTCGTCGCTGTCGTCTCCTCGGGGATCGTCGTCGGCCTCTCGGCGATCGGGATCCCCGCCTCGTTCGTCATCATCGCGACGATGTCCATCGTCGGACTCGGCTGGGGGCGGGCGACCCGGTCTGTCACCGTCTCGGAGGGGATTCGGGGCAAAGAGCAGCCGAACGTGTCCGTCGGCGCACTCGCGGCCGACGAACCGGGCGAGGAAGCGCCCGGAATCGGCGAGGAGGAGCCGGAGGACATCCCATCGGCCGCCGACCTTTTCGATCCCTCCACTACTGGACGAGTGATCGTGATGCAAAACGTCGTGCCGATCATCTCGACGGTCGGCGCGTACGCGACGTTCTGGGTGCTGTTTTCGGTCTGGTGGTGA
- a CDS encoding BGTF surface domain-containing protein: MPETLQQAATGLRSRRVVLLVVVLAVAAALAVPATAAADTETNETAEPPEFDQQLVSVAPPDEAGIGIDAPGDEPFEVVIDIDEQFHVEATVIDHDDEIHILFDTGNASAEEPDDYLSTDGAMLQNVTVHANDLERERPPGGLHDLQLVADDEPVDRSVLEVKPIVVFDPIDEFEATDGQTITGEADLADGEQLQIRVRSTGNGAFLLSEDAVVEDERFEATFDASNVQPGADFEVVARHDNRTVGSTTGVVEGSATDDPDDGDRTQESQGVVLVYEGDQLELEAEPDQRIVGEADLEEGEGVQIRLRGEADGISFLVSNQTTVDEHGTFEAAVDLDEIPPGTEFTVHVRATDNPDVQGSAPGVVVESAGGDGAGDGSGGETDTRIDDGESDGATLPVPGDALGGVGALVVGAGLAVVGIGLIVGLGRRH; this comes from the coding sequence ATGCCCGAAACCCTCCAACAGGCTGCGACCGGGCTGCGATCGAGGCGCGTCGTACTCCTCGTCGTGGTCCTCGCAGTCGCGGCTGCGCTTGCAGTCCCCGCAACGGCTGCAGCGGACACCGAAACGAACGAGACGGCCGAACCGCCCGAATTCGACCAACAGCTCGTGAGCGTCGCGCCCCCCGACGAGGCGGGGATCGGGATCGACGCGCCCGGCGACGAGCCGTTCGAGGTTGTGATCGACATTGATGAGCAGTTCCACGTCGAGGCGACTGTCATCGATCACGACGACGAGATTCATATCCTGTTCGACACCGGAAACGCAAGCGCCGAGGAACCAGACGACTATCTCTCGACCGACGGTGCCATGCTCCAGAACGTCACCGTCCACGCGAACGATCTCGAGCGCGAACGGCCCCCCGGCGGGCTCCACGATCTGCAACTCGTCGCCGACGACGAACCGGTCGACCGCTCGGTCCTCGAAGTGAAACCGATCGTCGTGTTCGACCCGATCGACGAGTTCGAAGCAACCGACGGACAGACGATCACCGGCGAGGCGGACCTCGCAGACGGCGAACAGCTCCAGATTCGGGTCAGATCGACCGGAAACGGGGCGTTCCTGCTGTCGGAGGACGCGGTCGTCGAGGACGAGCGGTTCGAGGCGACGTTCGACGCGAGCAACGTCCAGCCCGGAGCCGACTTCGAGGTGGTCGCCCGCCACGACAACCGGACGGTCGGATCCACGACGGGTGTCGTCGAGGGTTCTGCGACCGACGACCCGGATGACGGCGACAGAACCCAGGAGAGCCAGGGTGTCGTACTCGTGTACGAAGGCGACCAGCTCGAACTCGAGGCCGAACCGGACCAGCGGATCGTCGGCGAGGCGGACCTCGAGGAAGGCGAGGGCGTCCAGATCCGGCTCCGCGGGGAGGCAGACGGCATCTCGTTCCTCGTCTCCAACCAGACCACCGTCGACGAACACGGCACCTTCGAGGCCGCGGTCGACCTCGACGAGATCCCGCCCGGGACCGAGTTCACTGTCCACGTGCGGGCGACCGACAACCCTGACGTGCAGGGATCGGCCCCCGGAGTCGTCGTCGAATCCGCCGGTGGTGACGGCGCCGGTGACGGTTCCGGCGGAGAGACGGACACCCGGATCGACGACGGTGAATCCGACGGCGCCACGCTCCCCGTTCCCGGCGACGCGCTCGGCGGAGTCGGCGCGCTCGTCGTCGGTGCGGGGCTCGCGGTCGTCGGGATCGGGCTGATCGTCGGCCTCGGTCGTCGTCATTGA
- a CDS encoding S8 family serine peptidase, producing the protein MKSREIAVALFVLGSVAALTVGIGAVTLTVEDVEPGDGQPATLDDGTIAEVHEAGITGENVSVGVLDVTGFDRDAIDGEIADGETFGEGQSVDGGDRHGTATAATVARTAPEAELYLAAFETPDDYEAALDWMLERDVDVIVTPVAYAGALGDGTAELDRATTAAVDRGTVVVAPTGNFAGGHWYGTYNPTEEGLHTFGAGPLNEVQGPPGRAEFWLAADTPESYAIELHRIGDSETELVARSVRHRNESQRLTVRLDDDRYAIAIRGPDDSDTDGDEIRVATTTHTLADARTERSVASPAAAPGAIGVGAVDPATGEVEPFSGRGPTADGRLGVYVVASSSQPTDGGPFVGTSASAAYVGGVAALVLDSDPDLEPDEVRWTLATTAGAQNDVSTRVGHGRVDPAAAIAAAEERSDRDRE; encoded by the coding sequence GTGAAAAGCCGGGAGATCGCGGTGGCGCTGTTCGTGCTGGGAAGCGTGGCGGCGCTGACTGTCGGTATCGGCGCAGTCACCCTGACTGTCGAGGACGTCGAGCCGGGGGACGGACAGCCGGCGACCCTCGACGACGGGACGATAGCGGAGGTTCACGAAGCGGGGATCACCGGCGAAAACGTCTCGGTTGGGGTACTCGACGTCACAGGGTTCGATCGAGACGCCATCGACGGTGAAATCGCCGACGGAGAGACGTTCGGTGAGGGACAGTCGGTCGACGGCGGCGATCGTCACGGCACGGCGACGGCTGCGACGGTCGCCCGCACCGCCCCCGAGGCGGAGCTGTACCTCGCGGCGTTCGAGACCCCCGACGACTACGAGGCTGCGCTGGACTGGATGCTCGAACGCGACGTCGACGTGATCGTGACTCCGGTTGCATACGCCGGAGCGCTCGGGGACGGGACCGCCGAGCTCGACCGCGCGACGACAGCGGCAGTCGATCGAGGGACGGTAGTCGTCGCCCCGACGGGGAACTTCGCCGGTGGCCACTGGTACGGAACGTACAACCCGACGGAAGAAGGACTGCACACCTTCGGCGCTGGCCCCCTGAACGAGGTACAGGGTCCGCCGGGACGGGCGGAGTTCTGGCTCGCTGCGGACACCCCCGAAAGCTACGCGATCGAACTCCACCGGATCGGCGACAGCGAGACGGAGCTCGTCGCCAGATCGGTTCGACACCGAAACGAAAGCCAGCGACTGACCGTTCGGCTCGACGATGACCGCTACGCGATCGCGATCAGGGGGCCGGACGATTCCGACACGGACGGCGACGAGATTCGGGTCGCGACGACGACGCACACGCTGGCGGACGCCCGGACGGAACGAAGCGTCGCTTCGCCCGCAGCCGCCCCGGGTGCGATCGGCGTCGGCGCGGTCGATCCCGCGACCGGGGAGGTAGAGCCGTTCAGCGGACGCGGGCCGACCGCCGACGGCAGGCTGGGCGTCTACGTTGTCGCCTCGAGCAGTCAGCCAACGGACGGCGGACCGTTCGTCGGCACGTCCGCTTCCGCGGCGTACGTCGGCGGTGTCGCCGCCCTCGTGCTCGATTCGGACCCCGACCTGGAGCCGGACGAAGTGCGCTGGACGCTCGCGACGACAGCCGGCGCTCAAAACGACGTGAGCACACGGGTCGGTCACGGTCGCGTCGATCCGGCAGCTGCGATCGCAGCGGCCGAGGAACGATCCGATCGCGACCGCGAGTAG
- a CDS encoding helix-turn-helix domain-containing protein: MSTLTDILPTGPPTSEARTRIVEMDDEEADDVFDVLASDTRRDVYRRLLEEPATASELADRLDTSLQNVSHHVSALEDADLVEDVGRRYSEKGNEMVVYGPTSDPLVFVGQEELRSRLDRSLSDVVAGVGLLAGGALLVQWGAYQLFSPDRAAATAIDPASFTAGANDAGGVFVWLVFEAGEPGLLFFFACLFVAAIASTVLRR; this comes from the coding sequence ATGTCGACGCTCACCGATATCCTCCCGACAGGTCCCCCGACGTCCGAGGCCAGGACCCGGATCGTCGAGATGGACGACGAGGAGGCCGACGACGTCTTCGACGTCCTCGCAAGCGACACCCGCCGAGACGTGTATCGGCGTCTGCTGGAGGAGCCGGCGACCGCCTCCGAACTGGCCGACCGGCTCGACACCTCCCTCCAGAACGTGTCCCACCACGTGTCTGCCCTGGAGGACGCTGATCTCGTGGAGGACGTCGGTCGGCGCTACTCCGAGAAGGGCAACGAGATGGTCGTGTACGGCCCGACCAGCGATCCGCTAGTGTTCGTCGGGCAGGAGGAGCTCCGGTCGCGCCTCGACCGGTCACTGTCGGACGTCGTCGCCGGCGTCGGCCTGCTCGCCGGCGGGGCACTACTCGTCCAGTGGGGTGCCTATCAGCTGTTCTCGCCGGACCGGGCAGCGGCAACCGCGATTGATCCCGCGAGTTTTACGGCGGGAGCGAACGACGCCGGCGGCGTATTCGTGTGGCTCGTTTTCGAGGCGGGCGAACCGGGGCTGTTGTTCTTTTTCGCCTGTCTGTTCGTCGCGGCAATCGCGTCGACGGTGTTGCGTCGATAG